The following coding sequences lie in one Heyndrickxia oleronia genomic window:
- the treC gene encoding alpha,alpha-phosphotrehalase produces the protein MKQPWWKKATVYQIYPKSFYDTTGNGEGDLQGIIQKLDYLSELGIDVLWLTPIYESPQNDNGYDISDYYQIYKPYGTMEDFQLLLQEAHKRDIKLIMDIVVNHTSTEHPWFKQARASKDNRYRDFYIWKDPSPDGTAPNNWKSKFGGSAWEFDELTGQYYLHLFDVTQADLNWENDQLRHEVYKMMHYWFEKGVDGFRLDVINLASKDQRFPNDPTGDGRKFYTDGPRIHEFLQEANQEVFAKYEAMTVGEMSSTSIEDCILYTNPERHELSMTFNFHHLKVDYDQGDKWTLADFDFIKLKEILSTWQTEMHRGGGWNALFWCNHDQPRIVSRFGDDKKYWKQSAKMLATTIHMMQGTPYIYQGEEIGMTNPGFQQIEDYRDVESLNAYEIMKEKGYSEERILAILQEKSRDNSRTPVQWNNKANAGFTSGTPWINVASNYKEINVENALNDKDSIFYHYQKLIQLRRNYDIITDGDYQLILGDHPEIFAYARNGKNEKLMIINNFYDKETCFELPKEIDIEEYDIQILLSNYPDSSKHMKRLQLRPYESIIFHLKK, from the coding sequence ATGAAACAACCTTGGTGGAAAAAAGCAACTGTATATCAAATTTATCCAAAAAGCTTTTATGATACAACGGGAAATGGAGAAGGGGACCTACAAGGAATCATTCAAAAATTGGATTACCTATCTGAGCTTGGAATCGATGTACTTTGGCTAACTCCGATATATGAATCCCCTCAAAATGATAATGGCTATGATATTAGTGATTATTATCAAATTTACAAGCCCTATGGAACGATGGAAGACTTCCAATTACTTTTACAGGAAGCACATAAGCGCGATATTAAATTAATAATGGACATTGTAGTTAACCATACATCAACCGAGCATCCGTGGTTTAAACAGGCACGAGCTTCTAAAGATAATCGATACCGTGATTTTTATATTTGGAAGGACCCGAGTCCAGATGGGACAGCCCCTAATAATTGGAAATCTAAATTTGGTGGATCAGCTTGGGAATTTGACGAGCTGACAGGGCAGTACTATCTCCATTTGTTTGATGTTACCCAAGCGGATTTAAACTGGGAAAATGATCAGCTCAGACATGAAGTATATAAAATGATGCATTATTGGTTTGAAAAAGGGGTAGATGGTTTTCGTTTAGATGTTATTAATTTAGCTTCAAAGGATCAACGCTTTCCAAATGATCCAACAGGGGACGGGAGAAAGTTTTATACAGACGGTCCAAGAATACACGAATTTCTACAGGAAGCAAATCAGGAGGTATTCGCAAAATATGAAGCGATGACCGTTGGTGAAATGTCATCCACATCCATCGAGGATTGTATTCTTTATACAAATCCTGAACGTCACGAGCTTAGTATGACCTTTAATTTTCATCACTTAAAGGTAGATTATGACCAAGGAGATAAATGGACACTAGCGGATTTTGACTTTATAAAATTGAAAGAAATACTTTCTACATGGCAAACAGAAATGCATCGAGGTGGTGGTTGGAATGCTTTGTTCTGGTGTAATCATGATCAACCACGAATTGTTTCACGATTTGGAGATGACAAAAAGTATTGGAAGCAATCCGCTAAAATGCTCGCCACGACCATTCATATGATGCAAGGCACACCTTATATTTATCAAGGTGAAGAAATCGGAATGACCAATCCAGGCTTTCAACAAATTGAAGATTATCGTGACGTGGAATCCTTGAATGCTTATGAAATCATGAAGGAAAAAGGCTATTCTGAGGAGAGAATTTTAGCGATTTTACAGGAAAAGTCTCGTGATAATTCACGTACACCTGTTCAATGGAATAACAAGGCTAATGCAGGATTTACATCGGGAACGCCATGGATTAATGTAGCATCTAATTATAAAGAGATTAATGTAGAAAATGCGCTCAATGATAAGGATTCTATATTCTATCATTATCAAAAGCTAATTCAGCTACGTAGGAATTATGACATCATTACAGATGGGGATTATCAATTAATATTGGGAGATCATCCAGAAATATTTGCTTATGCTCGTAATGGCAAGAATGAAAAATTAATGATCATTAATAATTTTTATGATAAAGAGACTTGTTTTGAATTACCTAAAGAAATCGATATAGAAGAGTACGACATTCAAATTCTATTGTCAAACTATCCAGACTCAAGTAAACATATGAAGAGACTCCAACTACGTCCTTATGAGTCGATCATTTTTCACTTAAAAAAATAA